A section of the Streptomyces sp. Je 1-369 genome encodes:
- a CDS encoding ribonuclease J, protein MSHPHPELGAPPKLPKGGLRVTPLGGLGEIGRNMTVFEYDGRLLIVDCGVLFPEEEQPGIDLILPDFSSIRDRLDDIEGIVLTHGHEDHIGGVPYLLREKPDIPLIGSKLTLALIEAKLQEHRIRPYTLEVVEGDREHLGPFDCEFIAVNHSIPDALAVAVRTPAGMVVATGDFKMDQLPMDGRLTDLHAFARLSEEGIDLLLSDSTNAEVPGFVPPERDISNVIRGVFAGAQKRIIVASFASHVHRIQQILDAAHEYGRRVAFVGRSMVRNMGIARDLGYLRVPPGLVVDVKTLDDLPDSQVVLVCTGSQGEPMAALSRMANRDHQIRIVQGDTVILASSLIPGNENAVYRVINGLTRWGANVVHKGNAKVHVSGHASAGELLYFYNICKPKNLMPVHGEWRHLRANAELGALTGVPHDRIVIAEDGVVVDLVEGKAKIVGKVQAGYVYVDGLSVGDVGEPALKDRKILGDEGIISVFVVVDSSTGKITSGPTIQARGSGIEDSAFSAVMPKIHEVLGKSAQDGVVEPHQLQQLIRRTLGKWVSDNYRRRPMILPVVVEV, encoded by the coding sequence TTGAGTCATCCGCATCCTGAACTCGGTGCTCCGCCGAAGCTCCCGAAGGGCGGCCTGCGGGTCACCCCGCTCGGCGGCCTCGGCGAGATCGGCCGCAACATGACCGTCTTCGAGTACGACGGTCGCCTGCTGATCGTCGACTGCGGAGTGCTCTTCCCCGAGGAGGAGCAGCCCGGAATCGACCTGATCCTGCCGGACTTCTCGTCCATCAGGGACCGCCTCGACGACATCGAAGGCATTGTGCTCACGCACGGGCACGAGGACCACATCGGTGGTGTCCCGTACCTCCTGCGCGAGAAGCCGGACATTCCGCTGATCGGCTCCAAGCTGACCCTCGCGCTGATCGAGGCGAAGCTGCAGGAGCACCGCATCCGTCCGTACACGCTCGAGGTCGTCGAGGGCGACCGCGAGCACCTGGGCCCGTTCGACTGCGAGTTCATCGCCGTCAACCACTCCATCCCGGACGCCCTGGCCGTCGCCGTCCGCACCCCCGCGGGCATGGTCGTCGCCACCGGCGACTTCAAGATGGACCAGCTCCCGATGGACGGCCGCCTGACCGACCTGCACGCGTTCGCGCGGCTGAGCGAGGAGGGCATCGACCTTCTCCTCTCCGACTCGACGAACGCCGAGGTCCCGGGCTTTGTCCCGCCAGAGCGCGACATCTCGAACGTGATCCGCGGTGTCTTCGCCGGTGCCCAGAAGCGCATCATCGTGGCGAGCTTCGCCAGCCATGTGCACCGCATCCAGCAGATCCTGGACGCCGCCCATGAGTACGGCCGCCGGGTCGCCTTCGTCGGCCGCTCGATGGTCCGCAACATGGGCATCGCCCGTGACCTGGGTTATCTGCGCGTCCCGCCGGGCCTGGTCGTCGACGTCAAGACGCTCGACGACCTCCCCGACAGCCAGGTCGTCCTCGTCTGCACGGGTTCCCAGGGCGAGCCCATGGCCGCGCTCTCCCGCATGGCCAACCGCGATCACCAGATCCGGATCGTCCAGGGCGACACGGTGATCCTGGCGTCGTCCCTCATCCCCGGCAACGAGAACGCGGTGTACCGCGTGATCAACGGCCTGACCCGCTGGGGAGCGAACGTCGTCCACAAGGGCAACGCGAAGGTGCACGTCTCCGGCCACGCGTCGGCCGGTGAGCTCCTGTACTTCTACAACATCTGCAAGCCCAAGAACCTGATGCCGGTCCACGGCGAATGGCGCCACCTGCGCGCCAACGCCGAGCTCGGCGCCCTCACCGGCGTCCCGCACGACCGCATCGTGATCGCCGAGGACGGCGTCGTCGTCGACCTCGTCGAGGGCAAGGCGAAGATCGTCGGCAAGGTCCAGGCGGGTTACGTCTATGTGGACGGCCTCTCCGTGGGCGATGTCGGCGAGCCGGCGCTGAAGGACCGCAAGATCCTCGGCGACGAGGGCATCATCTCGGTCTTCGTGGTGGTGGACTCCAGCACCGGCAAGATCACCAGCGGCCCGACCATCCAGGCGCGCGGCTCCGGCATCGAGGACTCGGCGTTCAGCGCCGTGATGCCGAAGATCCACGAAGTACTGGGGAAGTCGGCCCAGGACGGCGTCGTCGAACCCCACCAGCTGCAGCAGCTCATCCGCCGCACGCTGGGCAAATGGGTCTCGGACAACTACCGCCGGCGGCCGATGATCCTGCCCGTGGTCGTCGAGGTCTGA
- the dapA gene encoding 4-hydroxy-tetrahydrodipicolinate synthase, translated as MAPTSTPQTPFGRVLTAMVTPFTADGALDLDGAQQLAAHLVDAGNDGLVVNGTTGESPTVSDAEKNDLVRAVLDAVGDRAHIVAGVGTNDTRHSLELARAAEQAGAHGLLTVTPYYNKPPQEGLFRHFTAIADSTDLPVMLYDIPGRSGVPINTETLVRLAEHPRIVANKDAKGDLGRASWAIARSDLAWYSGDDMLNLPLLSVGACGFVSVVGHVVTPELRAMLEAHLTGDVQKATEIHQKLLPVFTGMFRTQGVITTKAALALQGRPAGPLRLPMVELSPDETAQLKIDLAAGGVQL; from the coding sequence ATGGCTCCGACCTCCACTCCGCAGACCCCCTTCGGGAGGGTCCTCACCGCCATGGTCACGCCCTTTACGGCGGATGGCGCACTTGACCTCGACGGCGCGCAGCAGCTCGCCGCCCACCTGGTGGACGCAGGCAATGACGGCCTGGTCGTCAACGGCACCACCGGTGAGTCCCCGACCGTCAGTGACGCGGAGAAAAACGACCTCGTACGAGCCGTACTGGACGCCGTCGGAGACCGCGCCCACATCGTCGCGGGCGTCGGCACGAACGACACCCGCCACAGTCTCGAGCTCGCCCGCGCCGCCGAGCAGGCAGGCGCCCACGGCCTCCTGACCGTCACGCCGTACTACAACAAGCCCCCGCAAGAGGGCCTGTTCCGGCACTTCACCGCCATCGCCGACAGCACCGACCTCCCGGTCATGCTGTACGACATCCCTGGCCGCAGCGGCGTTCCCATCAACACGGAAACCCTCGTCCGGCTCGCCGAGCACCCCCGGATCGTCGCCAACAAGGACGCCAAGGGTGACCTCGGCCGCGCCAGCTGGGCCATCGCCCGCTCGGACCTCGCCTGGTACTCCGGCGACGACATGCTGAACCTCCCGCTCCTGTCCGTCGGCGCCTGCGGCTTCGTCTCCGTCGTCGGCCACGTCGTCACCCCCGAGCTGCGCGCCATGCTGGAGGCGCACCTCACCGGTGACGTACAGAAGGCCACGGAGATCCACCAGAAGCTGCTCCCGGTCTTCACCGGCATGTTCCGCACCCAGGGCGTGATCACCACCAAGGCGGCACTGGCCCTCCAGGGACGCCCCGCGGGCCCGCTCCGCCTCCCGATGGTGGAACTGTCACCCGACGAGACGGCCCAGCTCAAGATCGATCTCGCGGCCGGCGGGGTACAGCTGTAA